In Dioscorea cayenensis subsp. rotundata cultivar TDr96_F1 chromosome 13, TDr96_F1_v2_PseudoChromosome.rev07_lg8_w22 25.fasta, whole genome shotgun sequence, the sequence aaGATTGAAGCGAGAGAAGTATTTGGAGTGAATTTCTGatatgattttcttgtttttctttcatagttttccattcttttcttctcatttaaGTTCAATATTTCACAATACTTGATACTTCCAAACAATCATGAGAAAATGTTTTGTGAATTGTTCCATTTTTTCTGAAACTCCAAGCAAAACTTGCAAGTAATCAGTAGAATCAGTAATACAATATTTCCTTTATCTCGAAAAAGAAAAGTTCATGCAAATGGAGATTACTATTATAtatgttctttattttcttgtttttggctACATCCTATGGcgtttaatattttgtttgacatatttatatatgttttagatCTAGATATGTATTTGAATAGTGCCTCTTGATATAActtttttagttatatttttacTGTATAATCAAGGATAACAGTGAATGAATTGTTAAAAGAGATATGTTTAGGTTTCAAGTTCGTTGaaactttatttattcatttggtCAATTGAGTAAAGTATAAATCACAATCcattaaaaaatttggaaagtGATAGAAGTATAGATCATTAGAAAGAGAACTAAAACCAAAaggcttaaatttttttaatgtcagtGATGGACAACGATATCATTTAGAAAGCATTTGTTTAATATAAATACACTATATTGATGGTGATCAAACAGCATAATGCAGTGATAACAGACAATAGCaagctattttttaataaaatttattaagttATAAGTTTATGAtctctttatttataaaatatcacaggatgatgaaaatgaaatcaaaatggaACAATGGATCAAAACTCAATTAGTTTTACCACTCATCATCttgattataatatatttgatctTCTTAGATTTTACAGTGGTAAAACCAATTGTGAAAATGGGTGACAATTAATTTAGGTGATTCATAAAGCACCTTCAAGAGTGTTTATACAAGTTCCAAAAATTACTTATGAaagtaattaaatcaaaattgaacTAAATATCAAGAGTACTAATATAATCTTCTAAGGCTTTGTAGTTGCAGAAAATCAATTGAGAAAATGTTGATAATTGATTTAAGAGATTTTATAtaagtttaataataaatgcttttgATTCTTGTATATATGCACCTCAAATTGAATCATAATAAGATATCGATTATTGTTATATGTTTTCACTGCACATACTGAATAAGATGGCGATGGATCGATATTGGTTGATTACTCTAAAATGTCGGAAATTTCTCATGTTGATTCCCCATaaaatatatcttaatttatcaGAATCTCAACATGTTCTTGGTTTCTTGTAATCTTCAAAACAGCATGTTCACAATACTTGACAAGTATAGGAAACATCATAATGCTACTTCAGATGTCACTGTTCCTGATAAAGACAACCAGGTAATCAggattataaattttaatcatCCTAAAACTCTCATTCTAATAATCTAATTGCAAATCATATTCATGTTTTAATTGATCTtcatagactttttttttttgcctgaACATAAAGCAGGACAATTATGAAGAATATCTGAAGCTCAAAGCAGTAGTTGAATGTCTCCAAAAGTCTCAGAGGTGAACTTACTTAACTAATTATTACCaattaacttaaaaatttaCTTTGATTACTTgatgttatatatgtatatatattctgaACATGAAATTGCAGAAATCTCCTTGGTGCCGATCTCGGCTCAATGAATGTTAAAGAGCTTGGGCAACTTGAGAATCAAATAGAGATGTCATTACAACAGATAAGATCAAAAAAGGTAAATTAATCAAACAgctaatgtttatatttttgcatgaattaattaagttgatgatctTGATTATTTTGTGCATGAAAAATCACAGACACAGTTAATGCTTGACAATTTGTGTGATCTCAAAAgaaaggtaattaattaattaattgattaacttCATCATCAAATGTTACTAATGTTGCCCACTCGTAaactaaattttatgtttgtgaaGGAACAAATACTGCAAGATGCCAACAAAACATTGGAAAGGAAGGTAAATTGATAGaaacttgtttttctttttcttttttttcttttcatattggtGAAAGTCCAGAATTGGTCCCTAAACTACACTGGAATATTCATTTCAGTCCTTAATTAAAGACACTTCCCTTTCTAAACTACACGTACAAATATGTTCACTTTGGTCTTTTAATTACACCTCAATTGGTCCCTAAATTATTGTTGGGTTACGTGGAGTAAGCTTAATTATATTAGGACTATATTTCAAGTAATTAAAGGATACGATGAGGTTGAGAACTCTATAAGAGATATAGAAGTTAAGCTCAACAAgagagaaaataacaaaagaaatattttcttTCACAACTAGGGTTTGTTTCAAGACATCATCTTGAAGTTGTGGATACAAACACAAGGCTCTTTTATTCTCTTGGAAAAGTTATTTGGAGTTGAAAAGAGGTTCGAGTCTTAGTTAGAACTTTTTATCACTAGTTATATAGGTGACTTATCTTTCTGAGATATTTGTGTTGTTGTAGTTCTCTTATACTCCCAATTCTGTTATTATACAGTGGTTTCATCGATGTTTGTGGTATTTCCTCTTTGGATTTTCTACGTAAAATTTGTCGGTATTGTAGTGCTTGTtagtctttttcttcttgatttgaCTAATTACAATTACCAATAATTATACGGACATGTTCATTTTGGTCTTTTCATGATATCTCAATTGGTCCGTAAACCATACCCAATCATATTCTagtcaataaaaacaaaaattcagtTTGGTCCCTAGACTACACAATGTTCATTAAGGCCATTTTGTGGCACCTCGAATGGTTTATAAATGATACCGACATGTTCATTGTGGTCCTTAAATGaagaaaattacattttttatttttgcaatagAGAAATATGTTTACTTCCGCTCTTTAGTAATATACATgttctttttaatctttttgcGTCACCTCaattgaaataaaaactaaaacaatccATTGAGCCAACAAATTATCATATCATCAATGAGTTTGGATAAAAGGAGAAAAGTAAATATCATCATGTCATTATCTTACCAAAATAAGATTTAGTTTGGTTTAAAGACCAGAAGtgaatattttgatattttttttatttatttactgttttttcaatccaaacacactAAGCAAACAAAATATCTGCAGTTAATTGAAGTCAATGCAAGGAACACATTCCATTCACAAGCATTCCTGCATCCATCTCTGCAAATTGGGTAAATAAATCTAAActccaaattaataaaattcatgcataatccttaattattttttttactgataATATTCATGTTCATCTCTTTCTCCAGGTACAATCCAGTTTATTTACAGCAATCAAACACACAAATCACATCCCAGATTTCAGGCTTTATGCCCATGGATGGATAAACACTGATTAttccaatataaatataaatatataataaataaataaataaatactcttCTCTGCTTtttacccatatatatatatatgcccaggatgtttttgtaaatatttcatGGGTGGTGGTAATTTCAGGCATTTGGAGGGATGcatttgaaaagtaaaaaaaaaaaagtgatttgaTGGttctcaaaaaattttatagtttgTCATTTCGAAAACTTTGAGGGGGCCACGTGTAAAGTTGTCCACGTTTCAGACACACTATTTGATCAGACTtgtcactctctctctctctttctcgtccacacaaaaatcaaatgatatttttattattaaatagtgacaaaaacTTTTAAGAATTATGACGAGGTCCCACTCCGAGTCCTTAAATggaaaaaactctaattttttttttctttttcttttttgcaataAGACCCTCGGAAAAACCAGAAATCATGACGTGAAGACGTGTGTCCCCCACCCACCACCCCTTCTTTGGGAGAAGAGAAAGATATTTATCCGGTAAAATGACGTAAACACCCTCGAGTTGTACGAGTGGTCTAGAATTGGAAACGTGtccaaatttggaaaaatagcTCATGTCGGAGCAGTTCATTAGATTCTTAAAGCTGAGAATTAGAAAAGTGTTGGGCTGTCTCTCTGACATAAATTATCCATTTTTAGTCcctccaaaaatagaaaaaaagaaaaatacttaCCTTTTCTTATGAAATGACTTTATtaccctcttcttcttttttttctttttaaagaaaaataattaaattttttttattattttaatcttgTCACATGTTGTTCAGGTAACCGTCAGCATTATTGGACGAAGTCCAATGCATCACGTCACtaattcctatgttttttattggtGTGACTTTTCTTATTAATTAGGTGTGTGAAAATgataatgttttaaattatagtctttatttttttaattagtaattaatgtAGGAATTGTCCCCAAGACTTCTTTTTCCTGCcacatatattaatttattatattcacAAAATTCAcgcttttattttattggatCGTGCATATGAATTTACTCAAGGGTAACTGTCCgctgattttaaaaaattatttagtacATAATGTGATACATCAATCAAGAAAATTtgacatttaattaaatgatatttttttttctcaatatttttagtaatttttagcaaattaaatttgaaaaaaaatatatatattagtacgATTTACTTgtgttgttataatttttttttagcattaaTAAATTATACATCAATATCTCGATGGTGTGGTTCACGACCCACTACCAAAAACTCTCACGTTCTGTACAGAAtccattatatttaattaatatctgTCAGAAAGAAGAATATTTTACTGGAATATGATATTTTACACTCTAAATGTTGCTGCCGTGTGATGCACGatgatcaattttaaaataaattctagGTGTTGTAATAATACACGTAAAATAGAGAAAGTCGATGAATCGATCAACCGagataataacaaaagaaattatatatgtacTACATGAATTGAGAGGGAGGAAGGGATGGGAAAGAGATAAGAAGAGAAGGGTAGAATTGTAAATTGAGATTGGGCAGCCGTCAAGagaaagagggaaaaaaaaactaaattaccaaaaaaagtaagaaaaggGTAGACTTAAGAGACACTAAGTCCATGCCCCGACACGGTGTACGGAAAGGGCAGTCCAAAGTAACGAAACGAAACCAAAACAGGGTGATTGGGCCAACGAGAAAACGCCACGTAAGCCAGAACAACGTTGTACCCAATGAGAAACCGACAACGCATCAATCAAAACCACTCTGGTTTCCGAAAACCGCCAATGGCTCCCCGGATCTAAAAACGTCGCCTTTCTTCCATTTAAAGCAAAGCGAGAGGAAGGAGAGGAAGGAGAAGGGCTTCGGAGCTCGGgtttttagggttagggttagggattgAGATTGGGGCGCTGGAAGTATGGGAAGAGGGAGGGTGCAGTTGAAGAGGATCGAGAACAAGATCAATAGACAGGTCACCTTTTCCAAGAGGAGATCGGGGCTTCTCAAGAAGGCGCACGAGATTTCCGTTCTTTGTGATGCCGAGGTCGCCCTTATCGTCTTCTCCACAAGGGGCAAGCTCTATGAGTACTCTACTGAGTCACGGTACACACCATACTCAATTGTCTATGCTTTTTTTGCTTGGTTGTAGCGTGGAATTTGTGGGGTTTATCgcatttcttgtttgttttaggATTTCTGGAATTGATTTCGTTCTCAAGGAGTTTTCTGATTAGTTCATTGTTAAGATTTTTAATCTACTGAATGTTAGTGGCTTGTACGATTTATTCTTTTCGTGAGTACTGAGTCTTTTGGATTGTCTTTAGAGCCTAAGAGTAGGATAGTTAGTATGCAGAGTTTACGACTTCGGTGAAAAGTGCGCagcttttttaaaatttctttttgtatCTGCTTAAGATGGTTTCCGGgagaaaaattcaaattttagggttttactGTAAAGATTTTGTTGGGCTTCATATGGAGAAGGAGTTGGAAATTTATGGACATTAACATGCTTGGGCGCATGGAGGCAGGAGTTAGCTTTGCTTGAAAGTTTGAGTTTTTTATGTGTTGTGCTTACTCATTACCTCATGGGTGCAATtgaggaaaaggaaaaaagtggttgtgaagtgtgatACATAGGACGCAACATATCAAGGCACTCCTTGCTGGAGAATGATTGACTTTAGCATATGTGACATGAGTTATTGGGGGCTCTATGAACTCTCAAAGGACACGCCAGTGTTAATAACTGAGGTCACTTTCTTAGAAGGGAGATTAATATATGAGACTCTTAGTTTTTGATAAAGTTTATCCATATGGGTGGCTTGGGCAGCAGTAGTTTCTCCTCGCTTAAGCATAGGAATTGTTGTCAAAGTTTCTTAGACTGGTAATGGTTTAAGTATCAATCAAGTCTTAACTTTACTCATTGGTCTGAAAGGGAAGTTCCTTTATTGATGTGGAAGCAGTGATGGCATCAGATATTTTTCTTCCAAAGTTAAAGTGGCATGCCTATATCTTTCCATTATATGTAAACCTGCAACTTAATATGCTTGTACGGATTATTTTTGCAAGAACTTGGTTTTCGCTGATGCTTGACTTAGAGTGCACTCCTAAACTTGATTCACTcgagatcttttttttttctaatagaaATGTACGCTTTTCATTGGTGTTTTATTAGCAAAATTAACGAAGTGTGACATTTAAGTTAAGGACCACAATAGTcaatttaaatctaaatttcaATCAACCTTATCAAAAGAGTCAATCTAAATATGATTTAACTTTCTCATTTGTCTTCGGGTTTCCACTTTTGCTGTaatttttttgagatttttttttcattatatacatCTTAAATTCCGATAATATGGTGCGTTACTTCTGTACGGATGTGTGCATGCGGCTGTTTTAGTTTTCGTGTTTAGTTGAATTGCCATATCTTTGATACAACTAAAGATAGAAATTTTGTTGTACAAGtcctttaagaatttttaatttttttgggggCCCAAATAGGGAATTAGATCCTTAGTATGAAAGTATTGAGTTCTTTAATATACCTacattgaagaaaataatatgGTAATATATCACCTTTTCAAAATGCCGGAGGCATGTACAAAAGATCCTCAATGTACAAGCAGACCATGGGTTTAGGCACATGTCTTCTTCTTGGAATCCACAATATCCAATATCCAATAAGAGGATCCAAATATCGGTGAAAAATCTATCTAGTAATGATATGAAGGCTCAACTCTTTTAAATAGAAGATCCTCCAAAGTAATTTTGAGGAGTTGATCTCAATGAATAAATTTGAGCCTTTTATTATAAGAAATCAAACCTTTTAGTTAGAGTGATTTTAGAGACACCTATGgatgagaaaattttaaaaaaattatgtttttttgaggCATTCATTAGTATAAAGGTGTGTATATTCACTTCTAGGCGCATATGTTTAATGTAAGCTACATTACAATAAGAGGTTCCAAATATTAGTGAAAAATCTACCTAGCAATGATATGAAAGTTCAAGTCTTCCACTAGAAAGAACCATCCAAAATAATGTTGAAGAGTTGATCTCTAAGAATAAATTTGAgcctttttttaataagaaatcGAACCTTGTAGTTAGAGTGATCCTAGAAACACCTATGGATGAGAggtatttttaaagaattatgCCTTTTTGAGGCATTCATTAGTATAAAGGTGTATATATTCACTTCTAGGCTCATATGTTTAATGTAAGCTACATCGCAATAAGAGGTTCCAAATATTAGTGAAAAATCTACCTAGCAATGATATGAAGGCTCAAGTCTTCCACTAGAAAGAACCATCCAAAGTAATGTTGAGGAGTTGATCTCAAAGAATAAATTTGAGCCTTTTATTATAAGAAATTGAACCTTTTAGTTAGAGTGATCCTAGAGACACCTATGGTTGAgagatatttttaaagaattatgtttttttaggaattCATTAGTATAAATTTGAGGCTCAAGTCTTCCACTAGAAAGAACCATCTGAAGTAATGTTGAGGAGTTgatctcaaaaaataaatttgagcCTTTTATTATAAGAAATCAAACATTTTAGTTAGTGATCCTAGAGACACCTATGGTTGAgagatatttttaaagaattatgtttttttgaggCATTCATTAGTATATAGGTGTGTATATTCACTTCAAGGGTTGTTTGAAAATAGCATTCTTTCAATGTCGACATGTCTTGAAACATTATAAATAGCGCATACGTTTAATGTAAGCTACATCGCAATAAGAGGTTCCAAATATTGGTGAGAAATCTACCTAGCTATGATATGAAGGTTCATGTCTTTCACAAAAAAGAATCCTCCAAAATAATTTTGAGGAGGTGATCCCAATGAATAAATTTGAATCTTTTATTATAAGAAATCAAACCTTTTAGTTAGAGTGATTCTAGAAACACCTATGgatgagaaatatttttaaagaattttgtttgtttaaggCATTCATTAGTATAAAGGTGTGTATATTCACTTCTAGAGTTGCGTTTGAAAAATAGCATTCTTTCAATGTCGACATTTCTTGAAACATTATATATAGTGCATACGTTTAATGTAAGCTACATTGCAATAAGAGGTTCCAAATATTGGTGAGAAATCTACCTAGCAATGATATGAAGGCTCAAGTCTTTCACGAAAAAGAATTCTCCAAAGTAATTAGGAGTTGGTCTCAAAGAATAAATTTGATCCTTTTATTTTAAGAGATCGAACCTTTTAGTTAGAGCGATTTTAGAGACACATATGggtgagagatttttttttagccATTCTTTAGTATAAAGGTGTGTATATTCACTCCtagagttctgtttaaaaaatagcattCTTTCAATGTCAACATTTcttaaaacattataaataatgCATATGATTAATATAACCGCAAGTGTGGTGTGATCATTATAATAAAGTGATTTTGAGTTATGCTATATTAGGTTTCCATCAATgatatcaaaagaaaattaggAGAGATGCAAGAAGAGAATTTGTCTTAACCATAGCATTTGTTAGTGTCTTCCACCTGCTTGAGTAGACAAAAGAGaaccatgaaaattttaatgctTGAGATAAAGGTCTTGATTGGTTCTTTTGAAGAAATGTAGCCAGTAGAGGGTATTATGTACCTCCTAGAAGAAGAATTCAGcttttcaatcaatcaaaaggAGCTGTGAAAAATAAGGAAGACTGGGAAAAAGACGCTCATTCTTTTATGAACGGTTGCAATGTGTAGCGATCAACAAGAGATAGAAAACAAgatacaaataaagaaaataagagaatTTAGGTAATTTGATCAATTTGACCTACATCCATGAGCAGAGAAAGGAGTCTTATTTCTTTGAGAACTGATAAAAGAAGAACTATGTAACCTTTAAACCACAGTTACTTATATAGCTTAAAACCAAACTGGTTCGGGTTCGGTTGGGTTGGTATCAATCCATACctgaaaaaaaatagatcaacTCGTGCTCTCTCTATTTCCACCACAGGTCTCATAAAAAATCTTCTCCAAGTTGAGCTTCCAAAAAACAAGTTTGGTAACTAATTGGGTTGTCTCACAAATAATTTAGGGCACATCACATGAACAATAgccaatcaaataaaaaactttgaCAATAGGagtattttttatatagttaataTTTTAACTAGGCCATTTGAAAGACAATGTTTTCTACACGATATTGTTTGAAgccatgagaaaataaaaaatttattagggAGGTGAGGTTGgatgataaatttgaagagTTTTCCCAGTAATATATTAAATTCTTATTTGAAAAAGTAAGGTTTGTTGATTTGGGGGATAATTTGCATGGTTCTACTTTTTTATGAGAAGAAACCTAACGTCGataattagttaaaaatatctttaaatattataaatatctatgcaagaaaaatacatatctCCAATTAAGTACTCTCGAATTATTGTCTCGTATATTCGGTTATTTAGTGAGTGTACACCACATCtatatttcaatataatatttgtaaaaattttatggatgcTTTGCTTATATGTGAGGGATACAACTTCAATTAAATCAACTGTAACTTGTAAGTTATAATGAAACCTAATAATGTGGAAAAGGATGACttgcaaatttacatgaaaggcatgaaatttaatttatttttttattagaataatTTTAATGTGTTGGATACATCACCAACATTTGTATACCTATTTTACACTAATTGAAATGTCTTCAACGTCTAGTTACTGTTAAAATTATTACAGCGCAATAAGAGAGCTAGATTTTTTGTGATCATTGATTGGTGAagtatttaaagttttttacCTTGTTCATACGCCCAGTGACGTGGGAAGGTCAGACTTAGACTTGTAAGTGTAGCTTTAAGATCTCATTGTCAATACGGTGGTTTTCATCCTTAAATAcctcattttaaattttgattaaataacaAGATGCTTTGCCAATGATATAGTCCAATCAATGGAGACATAGATTTGAGTTTTTGCCCCCCTTGCTTTTATGATGTATAGCACTGCAAGGAATGGTTTCCAATTACTTGAAGAATGTTTTATACTGGAAAATATTTGTCATGCAGAatcaaatgttaatttttttttttaaaatgtcacGTAAACTTTTGCACAGCAAAGGCATGTAGTAACTAAGATGCCATGGTTGTTTTTTACAGCATGGATAAGATCCTTGATCGTTATGAGCGTTACTGTCATGCTGAAAAGGAACTCATGGTTGGTGACCCCAAGTCTCTGGTACGTATGACCTTACTGAAAGAGACTTAACATGAAGACCGGCGCACTTTGCAGGCCATGATATCTGAAGgattattttttactattaattattatatatcttctttttacattttaaaaattcagTCAGAAAATAATTGAATGATGATGACTACCGCTGTATGTGCTTATCCAATGCTGCAATGCAGGGAAGCTGGTCTCATGAATATGGAAAACT encodes:
- the LOC120274713 gene encoding agamous-like MADS-box protein MADS2, which produces MAMDRYCMFTILDKYRKHHNATSDVTVPDKDNQDNYEEYLKLKAVVECLQKSQRNLLGADLGSMNVKELGQLENQIEMSLQQIRSKKTQLMLDNLCDLKRKEQILQDANKTLERKLIEVNARNTFHSQAFLHPSLQIGYNPVYLQQSNTQITSQISGFMPMDG